Genomic DNA from Nicotiana tabacum cultivar K326 chromosome 21, ASM71507v2, whole genome shotgun sequence:
CGTACCAATGATCATAGCATCTGAGGCCATTGCCTCGGCCTACCAGGAAAATCATAGCAACGAGCTTGGCTGCCATTGGTCGGACATCCACCAACCTGAACTTATTCTCTACGGTGACCTCTTGTAGTATATCCTCCCCCTCTAGCTGATTGGGTATGGGGTAATGTAACAATGTGGGAACTACTGATTGAGAAATATGCAGAGTTGTGTCGCTACCAAGCTCCGGGCAATACTTCCTCATATGGACAAACTCTCTACACTCATAACAACACCTAGCTAACGAGGCTGATGAGCCTGAATCTACCCCTGATGGCCTGAAttcccactagaagaaccctgaacagACGGAGCATGATAAGAACTTATTGAGAGCACTAAAAGATGATGGAACTAGAGTGTTGAAGGATGGTCGAACCACTGCACCATGGGCTACATACTATGCATAATAAGCTACCCTACcatgatggcctctaccaaactAACCCTaactccagatgaggtaccattGAAACTACCATAATGATGTGGCCTCTTATCTCTCATCAAGTCCTTTCTCCCCTGACTGTGACTACACTCGATCCTCCAAGCTATTATTATGACATGATGGAAGGTAGTCCCAATCTTTGACTCTCAAGAAATATCAACCCTGATTCTATAAGTCAAACCCTCAATAAATTGCTTCATATTCTTTACCTCGGTAGGGATTAAGAAAGCTACATGATGAGACAACTCTACTATTGGCGgagcctacaacaatagctaccagtccaATATTCATATGAcgtcgtatgaggctttatatggtaggcgatgtcgttctcctattggTTGGTTtaagcccggtgaggctaggatGTCGAGTACGGACTCAGTTTgtgatgccttagataaggtgaAGTTGATCCAGGATCATCTTCATATAGCTCAGAGCAGTCATAAGAGTTATGTAGACAAGAAGGTCCATGATATGGCTTATATGGAGGGCGAGAAGGTACTTTTGAAAGTTTCACCTAAGAAGGGCGTGATGAAATATGGGaaaaaaggcaagttgagcccaaggtttattggcccaatTAAGATCTTAGAGAGAGTTAGAGAGGTTTTTTATAGGTTTGGATTGCCTCCTCGCCTAGTAGGGGTACATCtaatatttcatgtttatatgctTCAAAAATTTCATGAAGACAAGTCGCATGTATTAGACTTCAGAATAATGCAGCTTGATGAGAATCTAACTTATGAAGAACAGTCGGTAGCTATTATAGATCAGCAAGTTTAGAATTTGAGATCTAAGGAAATTCCTTCTGTGAAGGTGCTTTGGGAAGGTCAGCCGactgaggaggctacttgggagttcGAATCCGATCTGAGGAGTATATATCCACATCTTTTTACTAGTTCAGGTacatttctatgtccgttcgaggacgaacatttcttttagaggaggagaatgtaacgacccgataggtAGTTTTGAGTTCTAGCTCTCTATTCCGTGCTTTATGACTTTGAACAACTTTagttgatgatttatgacttgtgtgcgtaGTGCGTTTTGATTTCGGAAAGTTTAAATGTGTTTCTTCAAAGAAAATTTGATCTTTTGAACTTTAAAGTAGTTAGAGTTGACCACAGTCAACAATCTTGGTAAACAACCTTGTATCGGTGTTCTGATGATTCTGGTAGgtctgtatgataattttggatttatGTGTATATTTTATTGGGGTCCTGGATGACCCAAGGTCGTTTCAACGCTTATTATGCatagttgaaaatttgaagttatgaatgtcacacctcctttttcacgaGGGGAAtatggagttttttcaatttaagtgacattaatcgaaatgggattatttatttagtttcagagtcgccacttgggataatttatggtgtcccaagtcaccggtttattttaaattccaaatCAAGGAAGTTTGACCCCGTTTAAAGTCTGCGAAAatcagaagaccgggtaaggaattctgttaacctggaagaaggtgttaggcactctcgaATTCcatagttttagcacggtcgttttaatcatacctggcttaattagattgtttaattacgtattttagaacctatgtgtttttaccttttaccgcttttaaatatGGCGTTTATGGATTTAATCTTCGAAACAGACCATATATGTGTAAGTCTGCTTTGTTTGGGGCACTAAAATtatatcacgcgaacgtgtacacaattaattgCGCTTTATTAAGTTAAGATtgtttggccgaagttgcgcgaacgcatacctcgatttaATTTTGGATATCGGGATCACATCGCGCGGACATGTACGCAATCACGATAAAAATCCGCGCCTAAAGCATTTCTACGAGTGTTTAATTAAGGCATTTTATTTACTTAGATTGTTTGACCATGATCACGCGAACATGTACCTTGGTTTGTTTTCGACATCACAACTATGTCACGTGTGCGTGTACATAATTGTAATAATTAGGTTGATTATAAATACCTTAAGTTATGCTTATGTCTCTAAACTAAATACTTTATGTCATATGGCTAAGTGTAAAGGTTCGATACTAGGTGATATGTTTGTTTGTATTAGATGGGGGCAACCTATGTATTATCTGTCAAGCAGGCCTAGATTTAAAGTTTGAGGCCTGATAAGGATAGAGTCCAAATGAACTCTAGCCCAAGACATATATTTGGGCCTAGCTAATGAATTCAGTTCAAAAGAATTTGGGCCTGCTTGAGTCTAATTGACTCTGGCCCAATGCATATTTTAAGGCAGCTAGATGAATTCAGTCTAAATGATTTGGGCCTAGTGATCatggagtccaaatgaccctaGCCCAATACCATGTTATTAAGCAATCAATCAACTAAACACACTTAATTCAGAAGGATCTGGGCCTGATGATGAGTCCAAATGACTCTGGCCCAATGTTCATTTTTATGGACAACTAAATGAAATTAACTAAAGACATTTGGGCTTGGTGATAATGAGTCCATGTGATTCGGGCCCAACTCAATGTTATTAAGCATTCAATTAATTAAACACATTTAATTCAAGAAGGTTGGGCCTAATAATGAGTCCGGTTGACTCTGGCCTAATATCCATTTGTTGACAAATTACTCAAaaatgatttgggcctaatgatAATGAGTCCAAGTGACTCTGGCCCAGTGCATATTTGTGTGAATGAGTTTGAAATTTATAACAGTAATTATCAGATTTTACCTATATTTGGTTTGTCTTTTTAAAACAGAAAACTAAAAAGGGGTCTGGGGATACGAACCAAAAATTAAATTAGGATAATTTCCTATTGATTGCTTAAGTCTCCTATTTCTTATATTAACCTATGTTAAAGTGATAAGTTTTAAAACTCATTTGCATTTAAAAATCTTAAAGTGTAAAGACCTCAACTCATTTTATTAGCCAAAGACCCAGAGTACAATCTCATGGACCTAATTGATATGGGCCTGAATTCTTACCCTGATTACTGTTAGGATGCTTGTAAAATCCATCTTTATATGATTTTAAACTAA
This window encodes:
- the LOC107762825 gene encoding uncharacterized protein LOC107762825 — its product is MTSYEALYGRRCRSPIGWFKPGEARMSSTDSVCDALDKVKLIQDHLHIAQSSHKSYVDKKVHDMAYMEGEKVLLKVSPKKGVMKYGKKGKLSPRFIGPIKILERVREVFYRFGLPPRLVGVHLIFHVYMLQKFHEDKSHVLDFRIMQLDENLTYEEQSVAIIDQQV